One Cuculus canorus isolate bCucCan1 chromosome 1, bCucCan1.pri, whole genome shotgun sequence DNA segment encodes these proteins:
- the LOC104055518 gene encoding retinoic acid-induced protein 3, which produces MATSSPPQGCGNIDADYYLLCDMQQAWGIVLESLAAAGVFVTIFLMGSLFFLICKVQDNSKRHMISIYFFFLLGTLGIFGLTFAFIIKLNERTRPTRFFLFGVIFALCFSCLLTHACNLNRLVRGRKPFSWPVLLLLIVSFALVQVVISIEYLVTMLVNQKEQFMSMSAEETNKDFVMLLIYVLFLMALTFCVSMFTFCGSYKSWKRHGAHIFVTVLFSIATWVVWITMLTKGNRVLNRPNWDDPVVAIALVSNGWIFLIMYIVPEICFLTAPVKLGDYPPENDFCQPKFIKQTTGVENRAYTQDEIMQGDTGDNSYSPYSSHFQMKNIEPQNDFSIPRPKTRTSPYEDYTGGKGPM; this is translated from the exons ATGGCAACGTCATCGCCTCCCCAAGGCTGCGGCAACATTGATGCTGATTACTACCTGCTCTGTGACATGCAGCAGGCCTGGGGGATTGTCCTGGAGTCACTAGCTGCAGCTGGAGTCTTCGTCACTATTTTCCTCATGGGCTCACTCTTCTTTCTCATCTGTAAAGTCCAAGACAACAGCAAACGGCATATGATCTccatctattttttctttctcttaggCACACTCGGCATTTTTGGTCTCACTTTTGCCTTTATCATTAAACTCAATGAAAGGACTCGCCCCACTcgcttctttctttttggagttatctttgctctctgcttctCATGCCTCCTCACCCATGCCTGCAACCTCAACAGACTAGTGAGAGGAAGAAAGCCGTTCTCCTGGCCGGTGTTGCTGCTTCTCATTGTTTCCTTTGCCCTGGTACAAGTTGTGATCAGCATTGAGTACTTAGTCACCATGCTAGTAAACCAGAAAGAGCAATTTATGAGTATGTCTGCAGAGGAGACAAACAAGGACTTTGTCATGCTTCTGATTTACGTGCTCTTCTTGATGGCTCTGACCTTCTGTGTTTCCATGTTCACATTCTGCGGTTCATACAAAAGCTGGAAGAGGCATGGGGCGCACATCTTTGTCACTGTCCTGTTCTCTATTGCCACTTGGGTAGTGTGGATCACTATGCTCACAAAAGGCAACAGGGTTTTAAACAGACCTAACTGGGATGATCCTGTTGTGGCCATTGCTCTGGTGTCCAATGGATGGATTTTCCTGATAATGTATATAGTGCCTGAAATTTGTTTCCTCACTGCGCCTGTGAAGCTAGGGGACTATCCTCCAGAAAATGACTTCTGCCAACCCAAGTTCATAAAGCAAACAACTGGAGTGGAAAATCGTGCCTACACTCAAGATGAAATTATGCAAG GAGACACAGGAGACAACAGCTACTCCCCATACTCATCTCACTTTCAGATGAAG AACATCGAACCCCAAAATGATTTCTCCATCCCAAGGCCCAAGACCCGGACAAGCCCATACGAGGACTACACTGGTGGGAAAGGCCCCATGTAG